The Streptosporangiales bacterium sequence GGGCCGGTCACCGCACCAACAGCGAGAGGGTAGCGGTCTACGTCACCGCCACACCGCCGGGCCGGTCACCGCACCAACAGCGAGAGGGTAGCGGTCTACGTCACCGCCACACCGCCGGGCCGGTCACCGCACCAACAGCGAGAGGGTAGCGGTCTACGTCACCGCCACACCGCCGGGCCGGTCACCGCACGACGAGCGCGGGTGTCGTGTCCAGCAGCTCCTGGGTGTAGGCGTGCGCGGGCGTGGCGAACAGCTGCTCGACCGGCGCGTGCTCAACGATCCTGCCCTCCTGCAGCACCGCGACCTCCTGCGCGATGTTGCGTACCAACGCGATGTCGTGGGTGACGAAGAGCAGCGTCAGCCCCATCTCCGCGCGGAGGTCGGCGAGCAGCTCCACCACGGTCGCCTGCACCGAGACGTCGAGCGCGCTGGTGACCTCGTCGCAGATCAACAGCTCAGGCTCCGTCACCAGGGCGCGGGCGATGGCCGCACGCTGACGCTCGCCGCCGGAGAGCTGGTCCGGGTACCGCTCGGCCAGCGACGCGGACAGCCCCACCCGTTCCAGCGTGTCGCGGGCCGCCGTCATGGCGTCCGCATTGGAGGTGCCCGCGAGCACCCGCAGCGGCCGGGCGATCGAGCTGCCGATCGTACGCCGCGGGTTCAGCGACGCGTACGGGTTCTGGAACACGTACGCCACCGAGCGCAACGACTCGCGGGTCCGGTTCGCGACGCCGAACGGCAACTGCTCGCCGTGCAGGAGGATCTCCCCGGACGCGTCGGCGTGCAGGCCGGCCACCGTCTGGGCCAGTGTGGTCTTGCCCGACCCGGACTCGCCGAGCAGGGCCATGCACGAGCCTGCCGTCACGGTGAGGTCGAGGTCGTGCAGCACCGGGTTGTCACCGTACTTCGCGGCGAGCCCGACGACGTGCAGCATCACCTTCGAGTACTTCGCCGCCGAGCTGCCCTGCGCGCGCTGGGTGAACGCCGCGGTCACCTGCTCGGTGTGCACGCACCGCACCAGGTGGCCGTTCTCGAACTCCTCGATCTCCGGCAGCGCGGCCTCGCACTCGGCGGTGGCGAGGGTGCACCGCGGCGCGAACCGGCAGCCGGAAGGCCGCCCGGCCGGCGTCGGCGCGGTGCCGGGGATGCCGCGCAGCTCGCGCTTGCCCTCCAGGTCGGGGACGGCCGCGACCAGCCGCGCGGTGTACGGGTGGCCGGGATCCCTGACGATGTCCTCGGTCGTCGCCTTCTCGACCATGCTGCCGGCGTACATCACCGCGACGTCGTCGGCCACGTCGGCGACGACGGCCAGGTCGTGGCTGATGTACAGCGCCGCGCAACCGTGCCGCTCCGCCAGCTCGTGCACCGTGTCGAGCACCCGGCCCTGGGTGGTCACGTCCAGACCGGTCGTCGGCTCGTCGAGCACCACGAGCGCGGGCCGGCAGGCGAAGGCCATGGCGATGCCGATGCGCTGCTGCTGACCGCCGGACAGCTCGTGCGGCCACCGCCGTACGAACTCGTCGTCGGTCGGCAGGTCGACCTCTTCGAGCACCTCGCGCACCCGCTCGTCGACGCCGTCCCACCCGTGGACGGCCAGCGCCTCGCTGATCTGCTTGCCGATCCGCATGGCCGGGTTGAGCGCGGCGCCAGGGTCCTGCGGCACGTAGCTGACCCGCACGCCGCGCACGTCGCGCAGCTCCCGCAGCGAGAGCGCGAGCAGGTCGGTGCCATCGAGCACGATGCTGCCGGCGGCGATCTTCATGCCCCGGCGCGCGTGGCCGAGCATCGCCAGCCCGACGGTGGTCTTGCCTGAGCCGGACTCGCCGACCAGCCCCAGGATCTTCCCCGGGGCGATGTCCAGGTCGAGCTCCTCGACGATCGCCGTGCCCTGCGTCGTCTCGACCCGCAGGCCGCGCACCTGGACGCCAGTGGTCGCCGTCTCCTCGACGCGTTCCGCAGCTTCGCTCATTCTTCGACCTCCCGGTCCAGACCGGCGGAAGCCTGGGCGATGCCGTCACTGATCAGGTTGGTGCCCACGGCGAGCAGACCGATCGCCGCCACCGGTAGCAGCACCGCCCACGGCTGCAGGATGAGACCGATGCGGTTCTCGTTGATCATCAGGCCCCAGTCAGCGGCCGGTGGCTGCAGGCCGAGACCGAGGAAGCCGAGACCGGCGACCAGCCCGATCGAGTACGTGAACCGCAGCCCGCTCTCGACCATCAGCGGGCCGGTGACGTTCGGCAGCAGGTCGGTGAAGCGCACCGGCCACCGCCCGATGCCGACCGCCTCGGCCGCCCGGACGAAGTCCCGCGCGGCCACCCCGAGCACGGCGGCGCGGATGATCCGCGCCGTGCGTGGCGCGTGCGAGAGGCCTACGGTCAGTACGATCACCCACTGCTGCGGCCCCCAGACGCTGAGGAACAGCAGCGCGAGCACGATCTGCGGGAACGCCAGCACGACGTCGCTGAACCGCATCAGCAGCTCGTCCAGCCAGCTCCAGGTGTAGCCGGCGACCAACGCCATCAGCAGGCCGACGCCCACGCCGAGCACCGTGCTCAGGAGCGCGAGCAGCAACACCGAGCGCCCACCGGCGAGGAACCTGCTCAGCACGTCGCGGCCGAGGTTGTCGGTACCGAGCACCGCGTCCGCGGTGTGCGCGTAGAACGGCTGGCCGACGAACTCGGTCGGCGAGTACGGCGCGAGGAACGGGCCGACGATGGCCAGCAGCACGATCAACCCGGTCAGCACGATGCCCACCCAGGTGCGGCCGTAGCCGAGCGACTGCCGCAGCAATCCCTTGCTACGCGGCTGCTCCGGCGTTGCGGCGGTGTCCGCCGCCTGAACCTGTGTCGTCATTTGGCAGTCCGTAGTTTCGGGTTACTGAGAATGCCCACGATGTCCGCGATCAGGTTGAACAGTACGTAGACGAAGGCGATCAGCATGACCAGCGCCTGCAACACCGGCAGGTCCCTGTTGGTCACCGAGTCGACGAGCCCCTGCCCGATACCGGGGAACCTGAACAGGTACTCCACGACCACCACACCGCCGGCCAACCACGCCAGCTGCAGTGCGATCACCTGGGCGACTGGCCCGATCGCGTTCGGCAGCGCGTGCCGCAGCAGCACGGTGCGTTCCGGCACCCCCTTCAGCCTGGCCTGCTGGACGAACTCGCTGTCCAGCACCTCCAGCATGGTGGCCCGCATCATCCGGGTGATGTACGGCGAGACGGCGAGCACCAGCGTCGCCACCGGCAGCACCAGCACCGAGCCCTGGCTGAAGATCGACCTGCCGTCGTCGAGCAGCGCGACGGCGGGGAACCAGTTCAGCACCGTCGTGGAGAACAGCACGATCAGCAGGATCCCGACGACGAACTCGGGCAGCGAGGCCATCACCAGCGAGCCGGTCGACAGCACGTTGTCGACCGCCCGGCCGCGCCGCAGGGCGCTCCAGGTGCCCGCCGCGATTGACAGCGGGGTGGCGATCAGCGCCGACCAGAACAACAACACCACGGAGTTCGCAGTGCGTTCCGCGATGAGCTCGCCCACCGGCTGCCCGTTCGCCAGCGACTTGCCGAGGCTGCCGCTGAACAGGTCACCGAGCCAGGTGAGGTAGCGCTGGTACGCGGGTTGGTCGAGATGCAGCTGCTCCCGCAGTGCGGCGAGCCGCTCCGGCGTTGCCGTACGGCCGAGGATGGCCTGCGCGGCGTCGCCGGGGAGCAACAGGCTGGCGGCGAACACCAGCAGTGACACGACGAAAAGCACGATCACGCCGACGATCAGGCGGCGGGCAACGAGTCTCAGCATTTGTTCACCGCCTCACACGAACCAGACGTCACGGAACCGGTACGCATCGAGCGGGAACCCGGTGGTGTTCGTCGACTTGAAGCCGGCGATCTTCCTGGAGTACGCGTCGACAAGGTCGAGGAAGCCCCACACGATGTAACCGCCGCGCTCGTACTCGATCTCCTGCGCGTCGTGCAGCAACCGGCACCGCTTGTCGTCGACGAGCGTCTTCTTCGCCGTGTTGACGAGATCGAGGTACTTGGGGTCCGCCCAGTGGCACTCGTTGAACGGCGACTTCGGCTGCGAACCGAGTGCCGACTGCACGAGGTACGGCCAGGTGCCCCAGAAGTCCTGCGCGAAGTCCCACTTGAGGTAGTCGTCGCCGTAGAACACCCCGGTGTCGACCCGCTTCAGGCTCATGTTCACGCCCGCCTTGCGGGCCTGCTGCTGCAGCACCTGCGCCGCCTCGACGATGCCCTGCGCCACCGGCGACGTCACCAGCTCGACGTTCAGGTTCTCGTGGCCGGCGGCCTTTAACAGCGAG is a genomic window containing:
- a CDS encoding ABC transporter permease subunit — encoded protein: MLRLVARRLIVGVIVLFVVSLLVFAASLLLPGDAAQAILGRTATPERLAALREQLHLDQPAYQRYLTWLGDLFSGSLGKSLANGQPVGELIAERTANSVVLLFWSALIATPLSIAAGTWSALRRGRAVDNVLSTGSLVMASLPEFVVGILLIVLFSTTVLNWFPAVALLDDGRSIFSQGSVLVLPVATLVLAVSPYITRMMRATMLEVLDSEFVQQARLKGVPERTVLLRHALPNAIGPVAQVIALQLAWLAGGVVVVEYLFRFPGIGQGLVDSVTNRDLPVLQALVMLIAFVYVLFNLIADIVGILSNPKLRTAK
- a CDS encoding dipeptide ABC transporter ATP-binding protein, which gives rise to MSEAAERVEETATTGVQVRGLRVETTQGTAIVEELDLDIAPGKILGLVGESGSGKTTVGLAMLGHARRGMKIAAGSIVLDGTDLLALSLRELRDVRGVRVSYVPQDPGAALNPAMRIGKQISEALAVHGWDGVDERVREVLEEVDLPTDDEFVRRWPHELSGGQQQRIGIAMAFACRPALVVLDEPTTGLDVTTQGRVLDTVHELAERHGCAALYISHDLAVVADVADDVAVMYAGSMVEKATTEDIVRDPGHPYTARLVAAVPDLEGKRELRGIPGTAPTPAGRPSGCRFAPRCTLATAECEAALPEIEEFENGHLVRCVHTEQVTAAFTQRAQGSSAAKYSKVMLHVVGLAAKYGDNPVLHDLDLTVTAGSCMALLGESGSGKTTLAQTVAGLHADASGEILLHGEQLPFGVANRTRESLRSVAYVFQNPYASLNPRRTIGSSIARPLRVLAGTSNADAMTAARDTLERVGLSASLAERYPDQLSGGERQRAAIARALVTEPELLICDEVTSALDVSVQATVVELLADLRAEMGLTLLFVTHDIALVRNIAQEVAVLQEGRIVEHAPVEQLFATPAHAYTQELLDTTPALVVR
- a CDS encoding ABC transporter permease subunit; the protein is MTTQVQAADTAATPEQPRSKGLLRQSLGYGRTWVGIVLTGLIVLLAIVGPFLAPYSPTEFVGQPFYAHTADAVLGTDNLGRDVLSRFLAGGRSVLLLALLSTVLGVGVGLLMALVAGYTWSWLDELLMRFSDVVLAFPQIVLALLFLSVWGPQQWVIVLTVGLSHAPRTARIIRAAVLGVAARDFVRAAEAVGIGRWPVRFTDLLPNVTGPLMVESGLRFTYSIGLVAGLGFLGLGLQPPAADWGLMINENRIGLILQPWAVLLPVAAIGLLAVGTNLISDGIAQASAGLDREVEE